CTGTTGCGATCTGCAGCGCACGCCGGCCCATGATCGTTGCCCCATCCTGGTTAGGCGCTAACTAGTCCGCGACCAGCGCGTGCACCGAGAACATGGTGTTGGCGTCGGTCCAGCTGTCGCGCACCGTCCAGCCCGCGCTGCGGGCCAGCGCGGTGAAGCGCTCGAGGCTGTATTTATAGCTGTTCTCGGTGTGAATGCTCTCGCCGGGGCGGAATGCGAAGGTGTTGCCGAGGATGCGCACGGTCTGTGCCTTGCGGCTGATCAGGTGCATCTCGATGCGGTGGCGATCGCGGTTGTAGATCGAGCGGTGGGTGAAGCCCGACAGGTCGAAATTGCCGCCGAGCTCGCGGTTGATACGGACCAGCACATTGAGGTTGAAGCGCGCGGTGACGCCGGCCGCATCGTTATAGGCGTCGTACAGCACGCGCTCGTCCTTTTCGAGGTCGACGCCGATGATCATCTGCGCGCCGTGGCCGAGGATCTTGCGCGCGCTGCGCAGGAAAGCCAGGGCCTCGCTCGGCTCGAAATTGCCGAGCGTCGAGCCCGGGAAGAAGCCGACCTTCGGCATGTCAGCGACCGCCTCGGGCAGCACGAACGGCGTGGTGAAATCGGCCGCGACCGGATAGATGCCGAGACCCGGGAAATCCCGGCGCAACCCGTCGGCCTGGGCCTTGAGGAAATCGCCGGAAATGTCGACCGGCACATAGGCGGCGAATTCGCTGGTTTCTAGCAGCAGGCGCACCTTGGTGGTCGCGCCGGCGCCGAACTCGACCAGCGCCGCGCCGTCCGGAATGATCGCGGCGATCTCGCTGCCGCGGTCGCGCAGGATGCCGAGCTCGGTGCGCGTCGGATAATATTCCGGCAGCACCGTGATCTGCTCGAACAGCTCCGAGCCGGTGGCGTCGTAGAAATATTTCGGCGACAGCCGTTTCGGGTGACGGGCGAGATCGCCGATCACGTCGCCGGCAAACGCCGAGGTCGCTTCGTCGAACGGATACGCTTTGGCCAAAGCGGCGGCATGCACATTCATGATACTCTCCCGAACGCGCTTACCGACGCGTCATCGATGTCGACTGGACTCAATCAGGCATAGTCGGCGAGGCGTAACCC
This Bradyrhizobium sp. CCBAU 53421 DNA region includes the following protein-coding sequences:
- the egtD gene encoding L-histidine N(alpha)-methyltransferase produces the protein MNVHAAALAKAYPFDEATSAFAGDVIGDLARHPKRLSPKYFYDATGSELFEQITVLPEYYPTRTELGILRDRGSEIAAIIPDGAALVEFGAGATTKVRLLLETSEFAAYVPVDISGDFLKAQADGLRRDFPGLGIYPVAADFTTPFVLPEAVADMPKVGFFPGSTLGNFEPSEALAFLRSARKILGHGAQMIIGVDLEKDERVLYDAYNDAAGVTARFNLNVLVRINRELGGNFDLSGFTHRSIYNRDRHRIEMHLISRKAQTVRILGNTFAFRPGESIHTENSYKYSLERFTALARSAGWTVRDSWTDANTMFSVHALVAD